One window of Phalacrocorax carbo chromosome 1, bPhaCar2.1, whole genome shotgun sequence genomic DNA carries:
- the FAM118A gene encoding LOW QUALITY PROTEIN: protein FAM118A (The sequence of the model RefSeq protein was modified relative to this genomic sequence to represent the inferred CDS: deleted 1 base in 1 codon; substituted 1 base at 1 genomic stop codon), translating to MCAAGCFAIRADTACHPLLPHPGVMPACAPVSTDSQAQPSAEPPEGSEMDSSERSTIRSEQKSRKFLQSLIRKQPRDLLLVIGTGVSAAAGPGIPALCSWRSCAEAVIEAAEQLEVLPLGEVAEFFKKVIKDRDLLVVAHDLIRKMSPRTGGTKPNFFQDCLMEVFDNLEHIQNPVVLQLIPKRMERGTTVLTTNYDNLLEIFGQQQGKPMESLHLKDKDKVLQQARGHIKYGVLHIHGLYTDPCGMVLDSSGYKDVTQDPEVLNFFQNLYQTERFWFLGCRETLHNQIFQALFLYTVKNKVDLEHYMLVLKENEDHFFKLQADMLLHGIEVVSYRDCFKQFPEYVQDLTAQICKQRSPGKVSSLTGNFSVGTSCMDCAKRKLGEKGTDSPKRIKQPDNGRVQLFSACASSQLDQALTKVKPQQRXYLNLSEITFGIPVTIC from the exons ATGTGCGCGGCAGGCTGCTTTGCGATCCGTGCGGACACCGCGTGCCACCCGCTGTTACCGCATCCCGGCGTCATGCCCGCTTGTGCCCCCGTCAGCACCGACAGCCAAGCCCAGCCGTCAGCGGAGCCGCCGGAG GGCTCAGAGATGGATTCATCAGAACGATCAACCATTAGAAGTGAGCAGAAATCCAG aaaattcttacAAAGTCTAATAAGAAAGCAGCCTCGGGACCTTCTCCTGGTAATTGGAACTGGGGTAAGTGCTGCAGCAGGACCAGGAATCCCAGCGCTGTgctcctggagaagctgtgCTGAGGCTGTAATTgaagcagctgagcagctggagGTGCTTCCTCTGGGAGAAGttgctgaattttttaaaaaagtaatcaaaGATAGAGACCTGCTTGTGGTTGCACATGATCTCATCAGGAAAATGTCACCA cgTACTGGGGGTACAAAGCCCAACTTCTTCCAGGACTGCTTAATGGAGGTGTTCGATAATTTAGAACACATTCAGAATCCTGTTGTTCTGCAATTGATCCCAAAACGCATGGAGAGAGGCACAACGGTTCTGACTACAAACTATGATAATTTACTTGAAATATTTGGTCAGCAACAGGGTAAGCCTATGGAATCTTTACACTTGAAAGATAAGGATAAG GTTCTTCAGCAGGCAAGAGGTCATATAAAATACGGAGTTCTTCATATTCACGGCTTATACACAGACCCCTGTGGAATGGTGCTAGATTCCTCGGGCTATAAAGATGTTACTCAAGATCCTGAAGTCCTG aatttttttcaaaatttgtatCAAACCGAACGTTTTTGGTTCTTGGGCTGCAGAGAGACTCTGCATAATCAGATATTCCaagctctttttctttataCTGTAAAGAATAAAGTGGATTTAGAACATTATATGTTGGTgcttaaagaaaatgaagaccAC TTTTTTAAGCTCCAGGCAGATATGCTGCTGCACGGAATAGAAGTAGTGTCCTACAGGGACTGCTTTAAGCAATTCCCAGAGTATGTACAAGATCTCACTGCTCAAATCTGCAAGcagagaagtccaggtaaagTATCCTCTTTAACAGGGAATTTTTCAGTAG GAACTTCATGTATGGACTGTGCTAAAAGGAAGCTAGGAGAAAAAGGCACTGACTCTCCTAAGAGAATCAAGCAGCCAGATAATGGT CGGGTGCAACTATTCTCTGCCTGTGCTTCCAGCCAGTTGGACCAAGCTCTTACCAAGGTGAAGCCACAACAGAGGTAATATTTGAATCTGTCAGAAATTACTTTTGGCATACCTGTGACTATCTGTTAg